From the Ascochyta rabiei chromosome 14, complete sequence genome, one window contains:
- a CDS encoding Non-specific serine/threonine protein kinase encodes MPRPRRPPGAGLALTTLLALVILGPSILAVAQQQQQQPDHSVLAHTIPSNHGKSTHSHSHSYSQERAGHVARRRPNPPVFAQDESALATRVSSAPAVTAVRAPSASNAATGALAPSARSLQDWEVEDFVLLATVDGRIHARDRYTGEEIWELTGQPMLETIYNVSEGTGKLQDQPFVWIVEPKEDGALYFLTPGPYPALHRLGMTVKQLANIAPYSSEDPALPVVYNVEKSTFMLVVEAASGKIKKSFSPSGTYSVDDESCAPKGRDYFHAHERECSGSINLGQTQYTISIHNKQTNEHICTIKYAEWAPNNRDRDLQMQYSATMDNQYIYSMFNGEVIALDHNRLGKSRQRPLFRQELPYPVARVFDVARPTNDDSPEPALILLPQPAGKAGSEEKAKHVWLNTTETGAWYALSEQNYPVVTDGAPTASCYMQNDLRDWDGSHTLPDQKSLVGVHVLDHKLETPSRYLAIAAPTAYHPDEGQPISRPPETSPMERPMIDPPPRAETMIETRAAAVYTVLLCFLVMAGTVSVMKYPPQLDLLKSLFFKPAETRKMSEAPISIAASMASEPDAEVESQAEFKPKVHSEVRPEPESEPASEPVSGPDVKEITTPATEESVAGAATVSEPAEDAAVERPINHEVKEKKVVTFNIPEDEADLETLSRTTTTEQASPTEGDSDDAMADSNGETTATTTNAESSTQDPNTALTTPTKKKKTHRGKRGGRKLNKNQQKEEDDVDRIVDAAKQLDPTPTLHPDEVTMNGDDMQDVSNIKRIGKLTIDQDRLLGNGSGGTFVFEGKWNERDVAIKRMLPQYFGLAEQEVKLLQESDLHPNVIRYFDDEKDENFLYIAVEMCQASLFDLFRDGRPGEDLTDSQRRLVNEINRDVQRALYQLANGLNHLHSLRIIHRDIKPQNILIAYPQRTQNKGPRLVISDFGLCKTLPDNVSTLIGTTGNAGTVGWKAPELISQPRDVDRGSSTGYSRDSSTSTDPVAQGVKRAVDIFSLGCVFYYVLTNGSHPFDDEEGWMQMREYNIKKEKANLEGLRLGDDSEEPYWLIQWMLKTRPEDRPTALQVMNHPFFWSAEKRLNFLCDCSDHWEREPRDPPSQHLSILEDWSDEILDKKRNFLGKLDPAFINSLGKQRKYTGDRILDLLRALRNKKNHYEDMDENVKAKVGPLPHGYLRYWTTKFPTLLMSCYEAVQQCGLENEPRFRPYFEGQTM; translated from the exons ATGCCACGCCCGCGCCGGCCGCCGGGTGCTGGCCTCGCGCTCACGACGCTCCTCGCGCTGGTCATCCTTGGACCGTCCATCCTCGCCGTcgctcagcagcagcagcagcagccagaCCACAGTGTGCTTGCACACACCATCCCCTCCAACCACGGCAAATCCACCCACTCCCACTCCCACTCGTACTCACAGGAGCGTGCGGGACATGTCGCCAGACGTCGACCGAACCCCCCCGTCTTCGCCCAGGATGAGAGCGCCCTTGCAACAAGAGTCTCCTCTGCTCCAGCCGTCACCGCTGTCAGAGCCCCCTCCGCCAGCAACGCAGCCACAGGTGCCCTCGCACCGAGTGCGCGTTCTTTGCAGGACTGGGAAGTTGAGGACTTTGTGCTCTTGGCGACCGTCGACGGCCGCATTCACGCACGAGACCGCTACACAGGAGAGGAGATATGGGAGTTGACCGGTCAGCCCATGCTCGAGACCATCTACAACGTCTCCGAGGGCACCGGCAAGCTACAAGACCAGCCTTTCGTCTGGATTGTCGAACCCAAGGAAGATGGCGCCCTCTACTTCCTCACTCCTGGCCCCTACCCAGCCCTCCACAGGCTCGGCATGACCGTCAAGCAACTCGCCAACATAGCCCCCTACTCCAGCGAAGACCCTGCGCTCCCAGTCGTCTACAACGTTGAAAAGTCCACCTTCATGCTTGTCGTCGAGGCAGCATCGGGCAAGATCAAGAAGAGCTTCAGCCCTAGTGGAACCTACTCTGTTGACGACGAGAGCTGTGCACCCAAAGGCAGAGACTACTTCCACGCCCACGAGCGAGAGTGCTCAGGCTCCATCAACCTTGGACAGACGCAATACACCATTAGCATCCACAACAAGCAGACGAACGAGCACATCTGCACCATCAAGTACGCAGAATGGGCTCCGAACAACCGCGACCGCGACCTGCAGATGCAGTACTCAGCTACCATGGACAACCAGTATATCTACAGCATGTTCAACGGAGAAGTGATTGCCCTCGACCACAACCGACTCGGAAAGTCTCGCCAGCGGCCTCTTTTCAGGCAGGAGCTACCTTATCCGGTAGCACGAGTGTTTGACGTCGCCCGGCCTACCAACGATGACTCCCCTGAGCCTGCCCTGATCCTACTTCCTCAGCCAGCTGGGAAGGCGGGTTCAGAAGAGAAAGCCAAACACGTATGGTTGAACACTACCGAGACGGGCGCCTGGTATGCGCTTTCGGAGCAGAACTATCCTGTAGTGACGGATGGCGCTCCGACAGCATCTTGTTACATGCAAAACGACCTGCGCGACTGGGATGGCTCTCACACCCTTCCCGACCAGAAGAGCTTGGTAGGCGTGCATGTGCTCGACCACAAGCTTGAGACCCCATCCAGGTACCTAGCAATTGCAGCCCCTACAGCCTATCACCCAGATGAGGGTCAGCCAATCTCTCGACCACCAGAGACTTCGCCTATGGAGAGGCCAATGATTGACCCGCCGCCTCGTGCCGAGACAATGATTGAGACACGCGCAGCCGCCGTCTATACCGTCCTGCTGTGCTTCCTGGTCATGGCCGGAACCGTTTCAGTGATGAAGTATCCTCCGCAGCTCGACTTACTGAAGAGCCTCTTCTTCAAGCCAGCTGAGACTCGCAAGATGAGCGAGGCACCCATCTCTATCGCTGCCTCTATGGCCTCAGAGCCAGATGCCGAAGTTGAAAGCCAGGCAGAATTTAAACCGAAAGTGCACTCAGAAGTACGGCCTGAGCCCGAGTCTGAGCCTGCGTCTGAGCCTGTGTCTGGGCCTGATGTCAAAGAGATCACCACGCCAGCTACCGAAGAGTCTGTTGCCGGAGCTGCAACCGTATCAGAACCGGCAGAAGATGCTGCAGTAGAGCGACCCATCAATCATGAggtgaaggagaagaaggtgGTGACCTTCAATATTCCTGAAGACGAGGCAGACCTTGAAACTCTCTCTCGAACTACTACAACAGAACAGGCGTCTCCGACAGAGGGTGATTCCGACGACGCCATGGCAGACTCAAACGGAGAGACCACGGCCACCACTACCAACGCCGAATCATCCACCCAGGATCCCAACACTGCGTTGACCACCCCaacaaagaagaagaagacacACAGGGGAAAGCGAGGCGGTcgcaagcttaataagaatcAGCAAAAAGAGGAAGATGATGTTGATCGTATCGTCGACGCCGCAAAACAGCTCGATccgacacctaccctacatCCTGATGAGGTCACCATGAATGGCGACGACATGCAGGATGTCTCCAATATAAAGAGAATCGGTAAACTCACTATTGATCAAGATCGTCTCTTGGGTAACGGCAGCGGTGGCACCTTTGTGTTCGAGGGAAAATGGAAT GAACGCGACGTTGCGATTAAGCGAATGCTACCCCAATACTTTGGGCTGGCTGAGCAAGAAGTCAAACTGCTTCAAGAGAGCGATTTACACCCTAACGTCATCCGTTACTTTGACGATGAGAAGGACGAGAATTTCCTATACATCGCCGTCGAAATGTGTCAAGCTAGTCTCTTCGACCTGTTCCGAGATGGCAGACCTGGCGAGGATCTCACTGATTCCCAACGACGCTTGGTGAACGAGATCAACAGAGACGTGCAACGCGCCCTGTATCAGCTCGCCAACGGCCTCAACCACCTTCACAGTCTGAGAATCATTCATCGTGATATCAAGCCTCAGAACATTCTGATTGCTTACCCGCAACGAACGCAGAATAAAGGTCCACGTCTGGTGATCTCTGACTTCGGACTGTGTAAGACATTGCCGGATAACGTTAGTACCCTCATCGGTACTACCGGCAATGCGGGCACAGTGGGTTGGAAAGCCCCTGAGCTGATTTCGCAGCCCAGAGATGTAGACCGCGGCAGCTCGACTGGCTATTCTCGCGATTCTTCTACCTCCACAGATCCTGTCGCGCAAGGTGTCAAGCGGGCTGTGGACATCTTCTCCCTTGGGTGTGTGTTCTACTACGTACTCACCAATGGTTCGCATCCTTTCGATGACGAGGAAGGGTGGATGCAAATGCGTGAATACAACATTAAAAAGGAGAAGGCAAATCTCGAGGGGCTTCGCCTTGGTGACGACTCGGAAGAGCCGTACTGGCTCATCCAGTGGATGTTGAAGACGCGCCCTGAGGATCGTCCTACCGCTCTTCAAGTCATGAACCATCCATTTTTCTGGTCAGCAGAGAAGCGCCTGAATTTCCTCTGCGACTGTTCCGACCACTGGGAGCGTGAGCCACGCGACCCACCTTCTCAGCACTTGTCCATTCTTGAAGACTGGAGTGACGAGATCTTGGATAAGAAGCGTAACTTCCTCGGCAAGCTGGACCCTGCCTTCATCAACTCACTGGGCAAGCAGCGCAAGTACACAGGAGATCGGATCCTGGATCTACTCCGTGCTCTCAGGAACAAGAAAAACCACTACGAAGATATGGACGAGAACGTGAAAGCCAAAGTCGGTCCTTTGCCTCATGGATATCTGAGGTACTGGACTACAAAGTTTCCGACGCTGCTCATGTCCTGTTATGAGGCTGTACAGCAATGTGGGCTTGAAAATGAGCCTAGGTTCAGGCCATACTTTGAGGGGCAGACGATGTAG
- a CDS encoding 26S proteasome subunit rpt4: MSSDPEREHALDGYKSKLLESREWEAKLKSLRLEIKGLQHDFDVSEDNIKALQSVGQIIGEVLKQLDEERFIVKASSGPRYVVGCRSKVDKLKLKQGTRVALDMTTLTIMRMLPREVDPLVYNMSLEDPGQVSFGGIGGLNEQIRELREVIELPLKNPELFLRVGIKPPKGVLLYGPPGTGKTLLARAVASSLETNFLKVVSSAIVDKYIGESARLIREMFGYAKEHEPCIIFMDEIDAIGGRRFSEGTSADREIQRTLMELLNQLDGFDYLGQTKIIMATNRPDTLDPALLRAGRLDRKIEISLPNEVGRLEIMKIHSASVQTDGEIDFESIVKMSDGFNGADLRNVVTEAGLFAIKDYRDSINQDDFNKAVRKMAESKKLEGKLDYQKL, from the exons ATGAGCAGCGACCCGGAGCGCGAGCACGCCCTCGATGGCTACAAGAGCAAGCTGCTGGAGTCGCGAGAGTGGGAGGCAAAGCTGAAGTCGCTGCGGTTAGAGATCAAGGGCCTGCAGCATGACTTTGACGTGTCCGAGGATAACATCAAGGCCCTGCAGAGCGTCGGCCAGATAATAGGAGAGGTCCTGAAGCAGCTGGACGAAGAGAGAT TCATTGTCAAGGCTTCCTCGGGGCCCCGCTACGTCGTGGGATGCCGGTCCAAGGTCGACAAGCTGAAGCTGAAGCAGGGCACCCGAGTCGCCCTCGACATGACGACGCTCACCATCATGCGCATGCTGCCCCGCGAAGTCGACCCGCTCGTCTACAACATGTCGCTGGAAGACCCCGGCCAGGTCAGCTTCGGCGGCATCGGTGGTCTGAACGAGCAGATTCGCGAGCTGCGAGAGGTCATCGAGCTGCCGCTGAAGAACCCGGAGCTGTTCCTGAGAGTCGGCATCAAGCCCCCCAAGGGTGTGCTGCTCTACGGGCCGCCCGGTACCGGAAAGACACTGTTGGCGCGAGCCGTGGCGAGCAGCTTGGAGACCAACTTCCTCAAGGTCGTCTCCTCGGCCATCGTCGACAAGTACATCGGAGAGTCGGCGCGTCTCATTCGCGAGATGTTCGGCTACGCAAAGGAGCACGAGCCCTGCATCATCTTCATGGACGAGATCGACGCCATCGGTGGACGACGATTCTCCGAGGGCACATCTGCCGACCGTGAAATCCAGCGTACGCTGATGGAGCTGCTGAACCAGCTGGACGGTTTCGACTACCTCGGACAGACCAAGATCATCATGGCGACAAATCGACCGGATACCCTCGACCCTGCTCTGCTGCGTGCCGGACGTCTCGACCGTAAGATCGAGATCTCCCTCCCCAACGAGGTCGGCCGTCTTGAGATTATGAAGATCCACTCGGCCAGCGTGCAGACAGACGGCGAGATTGACTTCGAGAGCATCGTCAAGATGAGCGACGGCTTCAACGGTGCCGATCTGCGGAACGTGGTCACAGAAGC AGGTCTCTTCGCTATCAAGGACTACCGAGACTCGATCAACCAGGATGACTTCAACAAGGCCGTGCGCAAGATGGCCGAATCGAAGAAGTTGGAGGGCAAGCTGGACTACCAGAAGTTGTAG
- a CDS encoding pre-rRNA processing protein, translating to MGDEGDGLLLPEASRSHAAGAPRAGGAQARARRRGAWRWCRSAVRRWKKITGKESATHERRRRPPLTAPAMSSFFTTPASQRKRKRPDANSTVPRKRNPAAPPSRAPARTEREDSITESESSDAERAHAFDDDDDDESETSDDENETAAEKRLRLAQRYLDNLRGEVEEEVGFDAAQIDKDLIAERLKEDVAETKGKIYRNIAEKLDFVQAPHVFGKSGLHKAITGCAVKLPYAWTISKDLVVEKWEIADPKSYAADPGRPSNISPRRTPKKLFWRKGDKNKKGEREYLGHTGEIISIAVSDSGKYLATGDKHARLIIWDAESLTPRKLFTRHRDAVLSLSFRRGTEQLFSGGADRAVIVWSAPESAYIETLVGHQDAVVGIAGGVEMNQETCVSVGARDRTARLWKVVEENQLVFHGGGTVRQKGLEKLRKGRFGKNVDYLDEKDEDKQANGDDDDDDTPIAYAEGSIDCVALLDASLFVTASDSGSLSLWSVQRKKPLFTYPLTHGRDPALPAEDMSANHDAATSGNKGPRLPRYVTALATVPFADLILTASWDGWIRAWRVGPEKRTIEPVGKVGRIPEEEGADGILIRGIVNGLSVQERGDRGKEGLCVVAAVGKEPRLARWMSGKVKNGIYVFEVPRKALNKDAAVDDEDNEV from the coding sequence ATGGGGGATGAGGGCGATGGCCTTCTGCTGCCGGAAGCTTCTCGCTCGCACGCCGCTGGAGCTCCGAGGGCAGGCGGCGCACAGGCCCGAGCGCGACGCAGAGGGGCTTGGCGCTGGTGTCGGTCGGCGGTTCGGCGTTGGAAAAAAATAACTGGAAAGGAAAGTGCAACACACGAGCGCAGGCGTCGCCCTCCCCTCACAGCGCCCGCCATGTCTTCCTTTTTCACCACGCCCGCCTCGCAGCGCAAGCGCAAGCGGCCCGATGCCAACTCGACCGTCCCTCGGAAGCGCAACCCTGCAGCGCCGCCGTCGAGAGCCCCCGCCCGCACCGAGCGCGAAGACTCCATCACCGAGAGCGAAAGCTCAGACGCCGAGCGCGCCCACGCcttcgacgacgacgacgacgacgagtcTGAGACGTCGGACGACGAGAATGAGACGGCGGCGGAGAAGCGCCTGAGGCTGGCACAGCGCTACCTCGACAACCTCCGCGgcgaggtggaggaggaggtcgGCTTCGATGCAGCGCAGATCGACAAGGACCTGATAGCAGAGAGGCTGAAGGAAGACGTGGCCGAAACAAAGGGGAAAATCTACAGGAACATTGCCGAAAAGCTGGATTTCGTCCAGGCACCCCACGTCTTTGGCAAATCAGGACTGCACAAGGCCATCACCGGCTGCGCCGTCAAGCTTCCGTACGCATGGACAATCAGCAAGGACCTGGTCGTCGAGAAGTGGGAGATTGCAGACCCAAAGTCGTATGCTGCCGACCCCGGCCGTCCGTCCAACATCTCTCCACGACGGACCCCCAAGAAGCTCTTCTGGAGAAAAGGcgacaagaacaagaagggCGAGAGGGAGTACCTGGGTCACACGGGTGAGATCATCTCCATTGCCGTGTCCGACTCTGGAAAGTACCTGGCGACGGGAGACAAGCACGCACGCCTGATCATCTGGGACGCCGAGTCCCTCACCCCGCGCAAGCTGTTTACACGGCATCGCGACGCCGTCTTGTCGCTCTCGTTCCGGAGAGGTACTGAGCAGCTCTTCTCGGGAGGAGCAGACCGAGCCGTCATTGTCTGGAGCGCGCCCGAGTCAGCCTACATCGAGACGTTGGTCGGACACCAGGACGCGGTTGTAGGCATTGCGGGCGGAGTGGAGATGAACCAGGAGACATGTGTCAGTGTCGGCGCACGCGATCGCACTGCACGATTATGGAAAGTCGTCGAAGAGAACCAGCTAGTCTTTCACGGCGGTGGCACAGTCCGACAAAAGGGCCTGGAGAAGCTGCGAAAGGGTCGATTTGGCAAGAACGTCGATTATCTCGACGAGAAAGATGAGGACAAACAGGCCAACggtgacgacgacgacgacgacacaCCCATCGCCTACGCAGAAGGCTCCATCGACTGCGTTGCTCTCCTCGATGCCAGTCTGTTTGTTACAGCATCAGATAGCGGCTCGCTGTCACTGTGGTCCGTTCAGAGGAAAAAGCCGCTGTTCACATACCCACTCACTCATGGTCGAGACCCCGCCTTGCCTGCGGAGGACATGTCAGCGAACCACGATGCAGCAACCTCGGGAAACAAAGGACCTCGTTTACCCAGATACGTCACCGCACTTGCAACAGTACCCTTTGCCGACCTCATCCTCACAGCAAGTTGGGACGGCTGGATACGAGCATGGCGAGTGGGCCCGGAGAAGCGCACCATCGAGCCGGTAGGGAAGGTTGGCCGGATCCCGGAAGAGGAGGGCGCAGATGGAATCCTCATTCGCGGCATCGTGAACGGGCTTTCGGTGCAAGAGAGGGGCGATAGAGGCAAGGAGGGGTTGTGTGTGGTAGCTGCTGTTGGCAAGGAGCCCAGACTTGCTCGATGGATGTCAGGGAAAGTCAAGAACGGTATTTATGTTTTCGAGGTCCCGAGAAAGGCTCTCAACAAGGATGCCGCAGTTGACGACGAGGACAACGAGGTGTAA
- a CDS encoding Peptidylprolyl isomerase → MASNGSESPSKTKRSRADMEAGDQDMKEPVAQANADDSSSDDDDFGPALPSSAPKKKKRRLPYEKLYVAALPAAQRYSKSLMHRDQLCFTTFTPYTDFLITSSIDGVVKFWKKDFGGIEFVKEFRAHTGEIRSVNVSADGRSFATAGSDNTVKIFDVVTFDLLAMLSLDYSPKAVCWVHGRGASFPQLAVSSEDNAWIRIYDGRGENLEPLHTLKSIHRAPVSLMAYNNAYDCVVSVDQGGMVEYWQPSGNFSKPDNVFSMKSSTNLFDFKKAKCVPSTLTISPTGHQFATLSFPDRKIRIFDFASAKLHRTYDESIETITSMQQAGTAVQVLEDMEFGRRLGIERELDTPQLRTRQNIIFDETGNFILYGSMYGVKVLNTLTNKLVKLYGREEPLRSLWLSLYQGQPDKKRVTTVEMAASENPLLQEAEARDAMLVSTGSGKVRFYMYTNETNTSKDRDVQNEKPLSATRTKKDSESAQAATGSTAILHTTYGDITLRLFPDAAPKAVENFVTHSRNGYYNNVIFHRVIRKFMIQTGDPLGDGTGGESIWGKDFADEISVLKHDKPYTLSMANAGPGTNASQFFITTEKTPWLDGKHTIFGRAVQGMDVVHKIENAKCYKEKPEDDIKIISISIS, encoded by the exons ATGGCTTCCAATGGATCAGAGTCGCCTAGTAAAACAAAACGCTCTCGCGCAGATATGGAGGCAGGGGACCAGGATATGAAAGAGCCTGTCGCGCAAGCCAATGCTG ACGACTCTTCCTCTGACGATGACGACTTCGGCCCTGCACTCCCCTCGTCCGCgcccaagaagaagaagcgtaGGCTCCCCTACGAGAAACTCTATGTTGCTGCGCTGCCTGCTGCCCAACGCTACAGCAAATCGCTGATGCACCGCGACCAATTGTGCTTCACCACCTTCACACCGTATACCGACTTCCTCATAACCAGCTCTATCGACGGCGTGGTCAAGTTCTGGAAGAAAGACTTTGGAGGCATAGAGTTTGTGAAAGAGTTCCGGGCGCATACGGGCGAGATACGGTCGGTCAACGTCAGCGCAGATGGACGCAGTTTTGCCACGGCTGGGTCAGACAACACAGTCAAGATCTTTGATGTGGTCACGTTCGACCTGCTGGCTATGCTGAGCTTGGATTACAGCCCCAAGGCGGTATGCTGGGTTCACGGTCGCGGCGCAAGCTTCCCACAGCTGGCCGTAAGTTCAGAAGACAATGCTTGGATACGGATATACGACGGTCGGGGCGAGAACCTGGAACCACTGCATACCTTGAAGAGCATACACCGGGCACCTGTAAGCCTCATGGCATACAACAACGCATACGACTGCGTGGTCAGCGTGGATCAGGGCGGCATGGTAGAATACTGGCAGCCGTCAGGCAATTTCTCAAAGCCCGATAACGTCTTCTCCATGAAGTCCTCAACAAACCTCTTCGACTTCAAAAAAGCAAAATGCGTACCCTCGACCCTCACCATTTCGCCAACCGGCCACCAATTCGCAACCCTCTCCTTCCCCGACCGCAAGATCCGCATCTTCGACTTCGCAAGCGCAAAACTCCACCGCACATATGATGAATCCATCGAAACCATCACATCCATGCAGCAAGCCGGCACCGCGGTCCAAGTGCTTGAAGACATGGAATTCGGGCGCCGCCTGGGCATCGAGCGCGAACTCGACACGCCGCAACTGCGCACGCGGCAAAACATCATCTTCGACGAGACAGGCAACTTCATCCTCTACGGCTCCATGTACGGCGTCAAAGTGCTCAACACGCTGACCAACAAGCTCGTCAAACTGTACGGGCGCGAAGAGCCGCTGCGCTCACTATGGCTAAGTCTGTACCAAGGCCAACCCGACAAAAAGCGCGTGACAACCGTCGAAATGGCGGCGTCAGAAAACCCCCTACTGCAAGAAGCCGAGGCCAGAGACGCCATGCTGGTCAGCACCGGCAGCGGCAAAGTGCGCTTCTACATGTACACCAACGAAACCAACACATCCAAGGATCGCGACGTGCAGAACGAAAAACCGCTCTCAGCCACACGCACGAAGAAAGACAGCGAATCCGCACAAGCCGCCACGGGCAGCACAGCCATCCTACACACGACCTACGGCGACATAACCCTGCGGCTGTTCCCCGACGCAGCGCCCAAAGCGGTCGAGAACTTTGTCACGCACAGCCGCAACGGATACTACAACAACGTGATTTTCCACCGCGTGATCCGCAAATTCATGATCCAGACGGGCGACCCCCTCGGCGACGGGACAGGCGGCGAGAGCATCTGGGGCAAAGACTTTGCCGACGAGATCAGCGTGCTGAAGCACGACAAACCATACACCCTGTCCATGGCCAACGCGGGGCCGGGAACCAACGCGTCGCAGTTCTTCATCACCACGGAGAAGACG CCCTGGCTCGATGGCAAACACACCATCTTCGGCCGCGCGGTGCAGGGTATGGATGTCGTGCACAAGATCGAGAACGCTAAATGCTACAAGGAGAAGCCCGAGGACGATATCAAGatcatcagcatcagcattTCGTAG